The following are encoded in a window of Telmatobacter sp. DSM 110680 genomic DNA:
- a CDS encoding helix-turn-helix domain-containing protein, giving the protein MKQDVRRIASRKPEAARISGVPSLTTDNLISEKRLIKHEPHISSCGSEPSTKGGGSRRILTPVLAAQLFGCDDKTITRWARDGYIPAHPIGTGKKNYWRFFEDELIDWLMDQKNGALAA; this is encoded by the coding sequence TTGAAGCAAGATGTTCGACGTATAGCCTCCCGCAAGCCCGAAGCAGCCCGGATCTCGGGCGTTCCCTCCCTCACCACTGACAACCTGATCTCAGAGAAGCGGCTTATCAAGCACGAGCCGCACATCTCTTCCTGCGGCTCCGAGCCGAGCACGAAAGGCGGCGGATCGAGGCGGATTCTTACACCCGTACTCGCCGCTCAACTATTCGGTTGCGATGACAAGACCATCACTCGCTGGGCAAGAGACGGTTACATTCCCGCCCATCCGATAGGTACAGGCAAGAAGAATTATTGGCGCTTTTTCGAGGACGAGCTTATCGATTGGCTGATGGACCAGAAGAATGGAGCGCTGGCAGCATGA